In Macadamia integrifolia cultivar HAES 741 chromosome 1, SCU_Mint_v3, whole genome shotgun sequence, a single window of DNA contains:
- the LOC122075845 gene encoding cytochrome P450 77A1: MQLIDILVLLLAALLSCLWWRYWSITGRGPKNLPPGPPGWPVVGNLIQVILQRRPFMYVVRDLRSKYGPIFTMQMGQRTLIIITSAELIHEALIQKGPIFASRPADSPTRLVFSVGKCAINSAEYGPLWRTLRRNFVTEVTNPMRIRQCSWIRQWAFDNHLKRLRKEASDKGSVEVMSNCRFTICSILICICFGAKITESRVKEIEAVLKDVMLMTLPKLPDFMPVLLPLFRRQLKEAKKLRRKQLECLVPLVRSRRAFVERGGKSSFGSDSDQIEMVSPIGAAYIDSLFNLEPAGRGKLGEEELVTLCSEVMNAGTDTSATSVEWALLHLVMNQEIQEKLYQEIVDRVGKDGIVTENDVEKMPYLGAIVQETFRRHPPSHFMLSHAATKETELGGYTVPADANVEFYTAWLTEDPSIWKDPGEFRPERFLDGGDGVDVDVTGSREVRMMPFGVGRRICPAWTLGTLHIYLLLARMVRAFKWVPCPCAPPDPTETFAFTVVMKNPLRAVILPR, encoded by the exons ATGCAGCTCATCGATATCCTTGTCCTCCTCCTCGCAGCTCTCCTCAGTTGCCTATGGTGGAGATACTGGTCCATCACCGGCCGCGGTCCAAAGAATCTCCCACCCGGTCCACCAGGTTGGCCGGTGGTCGGAAATCTGATCCAAGTCATCCTCCAACGTCGTCCATTCATGTACGTTGTCCGAGATCTACGTTCCAAGTATGGCCCAATCTTTACAATGCAGATGGGTCAGCGTACCTTGATCATCATCACCAGTGCAGAGCTCATCCATGAAGCACTCATCCAGAAAGGTCCAATCTTCGCAAGCCGCCCAGCTGACTCGCCCACTCGACTCGTCTTTAGCGTTGGTAAGTGCGCGATCAACTCGGCCGAGTACGGTCCTCTCTGGAGAACTCTTCGCCGGAACTTTGTCACTGAGGTGACAAACCCAATGAGGATCCGCCAGTGCAGTTGGATACGCCAATGGGCCTTCGACAACCACCTCAAGAGGCTGCGTAAAGAGGCCTCCGATAAGGGCTCGGTAGAGGTGATGAGTAACTGTAG GTTCACTATCTGTAGCATCCTCATTTGCATATGTTTCGGAGCTAAGATCACCGAGTCCCGAGTCAAGGAGATAGAGGCCGTTTTAAAGGACGTAATGTTGATGACATTGCCGAAGTTGCCGGATTTTATGCCGGTGCTGTTGCCTCTTTTCCGACGGCAGCTGAAGGAAGCAAAGAAACTGAGGAGGAAGCAGTTGGAGTGTCTGGTCCCTCTAGTAAGGAGCCGAAGGGCATTTGTGGAGAGGGGTGGCAAGTCATCATTCGGGTCGGACTCGGATCAAATCGAGATGGTAAGCCCGATCGGGGCAGCTTACATCGATTCCTTGTTCAATCTAGAACCGGCGGGGAGAGGGAAGCTCGGGGAGGAAGAGCTGGTGACGCTTTGCTCGGAGGTGATGAACGCCGGGACGGACACGAGTGCCACGTCGGTGGAGTGGGCCCTACTTCACCTGGTAATGAACCAGGAAATACAGGAAAAGCTGTACCAGGAGATCGTGGACCGTGTAGGGAAAGATGGAATCGTCACAGAGAATGACGTGGAGAAGATGCCGTACCTGGGGGCTATAGTTCAGGAGACGTTCAGGAGACACCCGCCTAGTCATTTCATGTTGTCGCATGCGGCGACGAAAGAGACGGAGCTGGGTGGGTATACGGTGCCGGCCGATGCGAATGTGGAGTTTTATACAGCGTGGTTGACAGAGGATCCGAGTATTTGGAAGGACCCAGGGGAGTTTAGGCCGGAGAGATTCCTGGACGGTGGGGATGGTGTTGACGTGGACGTGACTGGGTCTAGAGAGGTGAGGATGATGCCGTTTGGGGTAGGGAGGAGAATCTGCCCTGCTTGGACGCTTGGGACGCTTCATATATACTTGCTATTGGCCAGGATGGTTCGAGCTTTCAAGTGGGTCCCATGCCCTTGTGCTCCACCTGACCCCACTGAGACCTTTGCCTTCACTGTGGTTATGAAGAACCCTCTTAGGGCTGTCATCTTGCCTAGGTAG
- the LOC122084779 gene encoding glutamate receptor 3.4-like isoform X1 — protein MRLFQLLLFCLLMTIEVQGGIRNLGSSSRPRVVNVGALFTFNSTIGKVAKPAIEAAVDDVNSDLSILVGTTLNVIMQDTNCSGFIGTIGAFQMMEKDVVAVIGPQSSGIAHIISHVVNELHVPLLSFAATDPTLAALQYSYFLRTTQSDYFQMYAIADMVEYYGWREVIAIFVDDDYGRGGISVLDDALAKKRSKISYKAPFTPGANKSAIDDLLVGVNLMESRVYVVHVNPDSGLTIFSVAKSLGMMTTGYVWIATDWLPSVLDSSEPVDPGTMDLLQGVIALRHHTPDSDLKKNFTSRWSNLQRKGIATSSLNSYGLYAYDSVWLVAHALDEFLNKGGNISFSSDPNLHDTNGSSIHLTSLHLFEGGQQFLQKLTMMNFTGLTGQFQFDPEKNLIHPAYDIINIGGTGFRRVGYWSNYSHLSVVAPEILYNKPSNISTRSQQLYSVIWPGETTRTPRGWVFPNNGQPLRIGVPNRVTYKQFVAKDNGPNGARGFCIDVFEAAVGLLQYPVPHTYILYGNGTRNPSYDELVTMVSENKFDAAVGDITIVTNRTRLVDFTQPYIESGLTVVVPVKEMKSSAWAFLKPFTVQMWLVTGAFFLFVGAVVWILEHRINAEFRGPPRQQLVTVFWFSFSTMFFSHRENTVSSLGRFVVLIWLFVVLIINSSYTASLTSILTVQQLSSRIEGIDSLISSNDPIGIQDGSFARNYLIEELNIAESRIVTLKNEDEYLDALQRGPKNGGVAAIVDELPYIEVFLSDNNCKFQTVGQEFTKSGWGFAFQRDSPLAVDLSTAILRLSENGDLQRMHDKWLSLNACSGQTNSADSSRLSLTSFWGLFLISGSACFIALFLFCLRVLCQYRKYGPDDEVEEDGEIEQDRSNAGSSRRPSRTPSFFGLMEFVDKKEEEIRRKKKASLSKQKQSSRSSDEQSSLPS, from the exons ATGAGATTGTTTCAGTTGTTGCTTTTttgtttgttgatgaccatTGAAGTTCAGGGGGGAATTCGAAATTTAGGATCTTCTTCAAGGCCACGCGTTGTGAATGTGGGAGCTCTATTCACTTTCAATTCGACCATTGGAAAGGTGGCAAAGCCAGCAATTGAAGCTGCTGTTGATGATGTTAATTCAGATTTAAGCATTCTTGTGGGGACAACACTGAATGTTATCATGCAGGACACAAATTGCAGTGGATTTATTGGAACCATAGGAG CTTTTCAGATGATGGAGAAAGATGTGGTTGCAGTAATTGGTCCCCAATCTTCAGGAATAGCTCATATCATCTCTCATGTTGTTAATGAACTCCATGTACCACTTCTTTCATTTGCAGCCACAGATCCCACTCTTGCTGCACTACAATACTCATACTTCCTCCGTACTACACAAAGTGACTATTTCCAGATGTATGCAATAGCAGATATGGTTGAATATTATGGATGGAGAGAGGTAATTGCCATCTTTGTGGATGATGATTATGGGAGAGGTGGGATATCTGTGCTGGATGATGCCCTTGCGAAAAAGCGTTCAAAGATATCCTACAAAGCTCCCTTTACTCCAGGGGCCAACAAAAGTGCAATCGATGATCTGTTAGTTGGGGTAAATCTGATGGAGTCTCGGGTTTATGTTGTACATGTTAATCCAGATTCTGGTCTAACAATTTTCTCTGTTGCAAAGTCTCTTGGAATGATGACTACCGGCTATGTGTGGATTGCAACAGATTGGCTTCCTTCTGTTTTGGATTCATCAGAACCAGTTGACCCTGGCACAATGGATCTCTTGCAAGGGGTTATTGCCCTCCGTCATCATACACCAGATTCTGATCTCAAAAAGAATTTTACATCTCGGTGGAGTAATTTACAGCGCAAAGGGATTGCCACCTCTAGCTTGAATTCTTATGGACTCTATGCTTATGATTCTGTTTGGTTAGTTGCTCATGCTCTTGATGAGTTCCTTAATAAGGGAGGGAATATTTCTTTCTCAAGTGATCCGAACTTGCATGATACAAATGGAAGCTCAATACATTTAACGTCACTCCATTTATTTGAAGGAGGTCAGCAGTTCCTTCAGAAGCTCACTATGATGAACTTTACAGGTTTGACTGGCCAGTTTCAATTTGATCCAGAGAAGAATTTGATCCATCCAGCGTATGATATTATTAACATTGGTGGGACTGGGTTTCGCCGGGTTGGATATTGGTCAAATTATTCGCATCTCTCAGTTGTTGCTCCAGAGATCTTATATAACAAGCCCTCAAACATTTCTACCAGAAGCCAACAGCTTTACAGCGTAATATGGCCTGGAGAAACTACGCGAACACCACGTGGGTGGGTGTTTCCGAACAATGGGCAACCATTGAGGATTGGGGTTCCTAATCGAGTAACTTACAAGCAATTTGTAGCAAAGGATAATGGTCCCAATGGGGCGAGGGGTTTCTGCATTGACGTCTTTGAAGCCGCTGTGGGCTTGTTGCAGTATCCTGTTCCACACACGTACATATTATATGGGAATGGTACTAGGAACCCTAGTTATGATGAGCTTGTGACTATGGTCTCCGAAAAT AAATTTGATGCAGCTGTTGGAGATATAACCATTGTTACAAATAGGACAAGACTTGTGGATTTCACCCAGCCTTACATTGAATCTGGCCTTACTGTTGTTGTTCCTGTAAAAGAGATGAAATCCAGTGCTTGGGCTTTCTTAAAGCCATTTACAGTTCAAATGTGGTTAGTCACTGGTGCTTTCTTTTTGTTCGTGGGAGCTGTTGTTTGGATTCTTGAACATCGGATTAATGCTGAATTCCGTGGTCCACCAAGGCAACAGCTTGTAACAGTATTTTG GTTTAGCTTCTCTACAATGTTTTTTTCCCACA GGGAGAACACTGTCAGTTCCCTTGGACGTTTTGTTGTGCTCATATGGCTCTTTGTAGTACTTATTATCAACTCAAGCTACACAGCTAGCTTGACATCCATCCTCACAGTTCAGCAGTTGTCATCACGGATCGAAGGGATCGACAGCTTGATTTCAAGCAACGACCCTATAGGTATTCAGGATGGGTCATTTGCTAGGAACTATTTGATTGAAGAGCTTAACATTGCAGAATCCAGGATCGTGACCCTAAAAAATGAGGATGAGTATTTAGATGCTCTTCAGCGTGGACCCAAGAATGGCGGGGTTGCTGCTATTGTTGATGAACTTCCTTACATTGAGGTTTTCCTGTCTGACAACAACTGCAAATTCCAGACTGTGGGGCAAGAGTTCACAAAAAGTGGATGGGGTTTT GCATTCCAAAGGGACTCTCCTCTTGCAGTGGACTTATCAACAGCAATCCTTAGACTCTCAGAGAATGGTGATCTCCAAAGGATGCATGATAAATGGTTGTCACTTAATGCCTGTTCAGGACAAACCAACTCAGCAGATTCAAGCCGGCTATCTCTCACTAGTTTCTGGGGCCTCTTCCTCATCTCTGGCAGTGCATGCTTCATTGCTCTGTTTCTGTTCTGTTTACGTGTATTATGTCAGTATCGCAAGTATGGACCagatgatgaggtggaggaggatGGCGAAATTGAACAGGATAGATCAAATGCAGGTAGTTCTCGGCGACCCAGCCGCACTCCCAGCTTCTTTGGCTTGATGGAGTTTGTTgataagaaagaagaggagatccggaggaagaagaaagcaagTTTGAGTAAACAAAAACAGTCTAGTAGGAGCTCAGATGAACAGTCCAGTTTACCTTCTTGA
- the LOC122084779 gene encoding glutamate receptor 3.4-like isoform X2 translates to MTFQMMEKDVVAVIGPQSSGIAHIISHVVNELHVPLLSFAATDPTLAALQYSYFLRTTQSDYFQMYAIADMVEYYGWREVIAIFVDDDYGRGGISVLDDALAKKRSKISYKAPFTPGANKSAIDDLLVGVNLMESRVYVVHVNPDSGLTIFSVAKSLGMMTTGYVWIATDWLPSVLDSSEPVDPGTMDLLQGVIALRHHTPDSDLKKNFTSRWSNLQRKGIATSSLNSYGLYAYDSVWLVAHALDEFLNKGGNISFSSDPNLHDTNGSSIHLTSLHLFEGGQQFLQKLTMMNFTGLTGQFQFDPEKNLIHPAYDIINIGGTGFRRVGYWSNYSHLSVVAPEILYNKPSNISTRSQQLYSVIWPGETTRTPRGWVFPNNGQPLRIGVPNRVTYKQFVAKDNGPNGARGFCIDVFEAAVGLLQYPVPHTYILYGNGTRNPSYDELVTMVSENKFDAAVGDITIVTNRTRLVDFTQPYIESGLTVVVPVKEMKSSAWAFLKPFTVQMWLVTGAFFLFVGAVVWILEHRINAEFRGPPRQQLVTVFWFSFSTMFFSHRENTVSSLGRFVVLIWLFVVLIINSSYTASLTSILTVQQLSSRIEGIDSLISSNDPIGIQDGSFARNYLIEELNIAESRIVTLKNEDEYLDALQRGPKNGGVAAIVDELPYIEVFLSDNNCKFQTVGQEFTKSGWGFAFQRDSPLAVDLSTAILRLSENGDLQRMHDKWLSLNACSGQTNSADSSRLSLTSFWGLFLISGSACFIALFLFCLRVLCQYRKYGPDDEVEEDGEIEQDRSNAGSSRRPSRTPSFFGLMEFVDKKEEEIRRKKKASLSKQKQSSRSSDEQSSLPS, encoded by the exons ATGA CTTTTCAGATGATGGAGAAAGATGTGGTTGCAGTAATTGGTCCCCAATCTTCAGGAATAGCTCATATCATCTCTCATGTTGTTAATGAACTCCATGTACCACTTCTTTCATTTGCAGCCACAGATCCCACTCTTGCTGCACTACAATACTCATACTTCCTCCGTACTACACAAAGTGACTATTTCCAGATGTATGCAATAGCAGATATGGTTGAATATTATGGATGGAGAGAGGTAATTGCCATCTTTGTGGATGATGATTATGGGAGAGGTGGGATATCTGTGCTGGATGATGCCCTTGCGAAAAAGCGTTCAAAGATATCCTACAAAGCTCCCTTTACTCCAGGGGCCAACAAAAGTGCAATCGATGATCTGTTAGTTGGGGTAAATCTGATGGAGTCTCGGGTTTATGTTGTACATGTTAATCCAGATTCTGGTCTAACAATTTTCTCTGTTGCAAAGTCTCTTGGAATGATGACTACCGGCTATGTGTGGATTGCAACAGATTGGCTTCCTTCTGTTTTGGATTCATCAGAACCAGTTGACCCTGGCACAATGGATCTCTTGCAAGGGGTTATTGCCCTCCGTCATCATACACCAGATTCTGATCTCAAAAAGAATTTTACATCTCGGTGGAGTAATTTACAGCGCAAAGGGATTGCCACCTCTAGCTTGAATTCTTATGGACTCTATGCTTATGATTCTGTTTGGTTAGTTGCTCATGCTCTTGATGAGTTCCTTAATAAGGGAGGGAATATTTCTTTCTCAAGTGATCCGAACTTGCATGATACAAATGGAAGCTCAATACATTTAACGTCACTCCATTTATTTGAAGGAGGTCAGCAGTTCCTTCAGAAGCTCACTATGATGAACTTTACAGGTTTGACTGGCCAGTTTCAATTTGATCCAGAGAAGAATTTGATCCATCCAGCGTATGATATTATTAACATTGGTGGGACTGGGTTTCGCCGGGTTGGATATTGGTCAAATTATTCGCATCTCTCAGTTGTTGCTCCAGAGATCTTATATAACAAGCCCTCAAACATTTCTACCAGAAGCCAACAGCTTTACAGCGTAATATGGCCTGGAGAAACTACGCGAACACCACGTGGGTGGGTGTTTCCGAACAATGGGCAACCATTGAGGATTGGGGTTCCTAATCGAGTAACTTACAAGCAATTTGTAGCAAAGGATAATGGTCCCAATGGGGCGAGGGGTTTCTGCATTGACGTCTTTGAAGCCGCTGTGGGCTTGTTGCAGTATCCTGTTCCACACACGTACATATTATATGGGAATGGTACTAGGAACCCTAGTTATGATGAGCTTGTGACTATGGTCTCCGAAAAT AAATTTGATGCAGCTGTTGGAGATATAACCATTGTTACAAATAGGACAAGACTTGTGGATTTCACCCAGCCTTACATTGAATCTGGCCTTACTGTTGTTGTTCCTGTAAAAGAGATGAAATCCAGTGCTTGGGCTTTCTTAAAGCCATTTACAGTTCAAATGTGGTTAGTCACTGGTGCTTTCTTTTTGTTCGTGGGAGCTGTTGTTTGGATTCTTGAACATCGGATTAATGCTGAATTCCGTGGTCCACCAAGGCAACAGCTTGTAACAGTATTTTG GTTTAGCTTCTCTACAATGTTTTTTTCCCACA GGGAGAACACTGTCAGTTCCCTTGGACGTTTTGTTGTGCTCATATGGCTCTTTGTAGTACTTATTATCAACTCAAGCTACACAGCTAGCTTGACATCCATCCTCACAGTTCAGCAGTTGTCATCACGGATCGAAGGGATCGACAGCTTGATTTCAAGCAACGACCCTATAGGTATTCAGGATGGGTCATTTGCTAGGAACTATTTGATTGAAGAGCTTAACATTGCAGAATCCAGGATCGTGACCCTAAAAAATGAGGATGAGTATTTAGATGCTCTTCAGCGTGGACCCAAGAATGGCGGGGTTGCTGCTATTGTTGATGAACTTCCTTACATTGAGGTTTTCCTGTCTGACAACAACTGCAAATTCCAGACTGTGGGGCAAGAGTTCACAAAAAGTGGATGGGGTTTT GCATTCCAAAGGGACTCTCCTCTTGCAGTGGACTTATCAACAGCAATCCTTAGACTCTCAGAGAATGGTGATCTCCAAAGGATGCATGATAAATGGTTGTCACTTAATGCCTGTTCAGGACAAACCAACTCAGCAGATTCAAGCCGGCTATCTCTCACTAGTTTCTGGGGCCTCTTCCTCATCTCTGGCAGTGCATGCTTCATTGCTCTGTTTCTGTTCTGTTTACGTGTATTATGTCAGTATCGCAAGTATGGACCagatgatgaggtggaggaggatGGCGAAATTGAACAGGATAGATCAAATGCAGGTAGTTCTCGGCGACCCAGCCGCACTCCCAGCTTCTTTGGCTTGATGGAGTTTGTTgataagaaagaagaggagatccggaggaagaagaaagcaagTTTGAGTAAACAAAAACAGTCTAGTAGGAGCTCAGATGAACAGTCCAGTTTACCTTCTTGA
- the LOC122084855 gene encoding 50S ribosomal protein L6, chloroplastic, with protein sequence MASSVTSSFHPCNLKSTFWGERSGIHVARVPISQVAIVRKIVECKESRIGKRPIEVPSNVSLTLEGQDLKVQGPLGQLSMTYPREVKVEKQETGQLRVLKAMETRRANQMHGLFRTLTDNMVVGVSKGFEKRLQLVGVGYRATVEGSDLVLNLGFSHPVRMAIPEGIKVKVEENTRIAVSGYDKSAIGQFSATIRKWRPPEPYKGKGVRYADEIVRRKEGKAGKKK encoded by the exons ATGGCTTCTTCAGTCACCTCGTCATTCCATCCATG CAATTTGAAATCTACATTTTGGGGGGAGAGAAGTGGAATCCATGTTGCTAGGGTTCCTATTAGTCAGGTTGCTATTGTGAGAAAGATAGTGGAATGCAAGGAATCAAGAATAGGGAAGAGACCAATTGAAGTACCATCCAATGTATCGTTAACACTGGAAGGGCAGGATTTGAAAGTACAGGGTCCCTTAGGGCAGCTTTCCATGACATATCCACGTGAGGTGAAGGTTGAGAAGCAAGAAACTGGTCAATTGAGGGTCTTAAAGGCAATGGAGACTCGGAGAGCCAATCAAATGCATGGGCTTTTCAG GACTCTAACTGACAACATGGTGGTTGGCGTGTCGAAAGGTTTTGAGAAGAGACTTCAATTGGTTGGAGTTGGATATCGTGCAACGGTAGAAGGCAGTGACTTGGTCTTAAATCTTGGGTTTTCCCACCCTGTAAGGATGGCAATACCTGAAGGAATAAAAGTGAAGGTGGAAGAAAACACCAGAATTGCTGTTAGTGGATATGACAAGAGTGCTATTGGTCAGTTTAGCGCTACTATTCGGAAATGGAGACCTCCAGAACCATATAAAGGGAAGGGTGTGAGATATGCAGATGAGATTGTACggagaaaggaaggaaaagcTGGGAAGAAAAAGTAA